The following proteins are encoded in a genomic region of Hirundo rustica isolate bHirRus1 chromosome 3, bHirRus1.pri.v3, whole genome shotgun sequence:
- the LOC120750385 gene encoding uncharacterized protein LOC120750385, whose amino-acid sequence MRRERGAAGGLRAGWVGSAAFAPPLFFIPARRAPLASRVTRRGEVREGNSVQSDCSPLCFKRSGGGGVSRAVKCRTSGPAVLFPPRGERETREKEREREREREREGRAIGGDSGAGRAAAGARRPQTVDLWEEDGMRNKRTWPAVSRGAGAGCPRWLPEPLDSGRGPAELQWTLAAAGRRAEHPRRRRRGGRAARPEPARSAPLARRGSGSFLFGIAPVTAGCAGRPP is encoded by the coding sequence ATGCGCCGGGAACGGGGAGCAGCCGGGGGGCTCCGGGCTGGGTGGGTGGGTTCTGCTGCCTTCGCCCCCCCCTTGTTTTTCATCCCTGCTAGGCGAGCTCCCCTAGCCAGCCGCGTTACTCGGCGCGGGGAGGTGAGGGAAGGAAACAGTGTGCAAAGTGACTGTTCTCCGCTTTGTTTTAAGCgctccggcggcggcggcgtcTCCCGGGCGGTGAAATGCAGGACGAGCGGTCCCGCCGTGCTGTTTCCACCTCGGGGAGAGCGCGAAAcgagagagaaagagagagagagagagagagagagagagcgtGAGGGGAGAGCGATCGGTGGTGACTCGGGGGCTGgccgggctgctgctggggctcggCGGCCGCAGACGGTGGATTTGTGGGAAGAGGACGGGATGAGAAATAAACGCACCTGGCCGGCGGTGTCTAGGGGAGCGGGGGCCGGGTGTCCCCGCTGGCTGCCGGAGCCCCTGGACTCCGGACGCGGACCCGCCGAGCTGCAATGGACGCTGGCCGCCGCTGGCCGCAGAGCGGAGcatccccgccgccgccgccgaggaGGGAGAGCTGCCCGCCCGGAGCCGGCCCGCAGCGCGCCCCTCGCCCGAAGAGGGAGCGGGAGTTTCCTCTTCGGCATCGCTCCGGTGACCGCGGGCTGTGCCGGCCGGCCGCCCTGA